The following coding sequences are from one Luteolibacter yonseiensis window:
- a CDS encoding 6-hydroxymethylpterin diphosphokinase MptE-like protein — MVKFTRKVLGRLFRAVFKKPDKEGRRVRSSLAFFESLRNKHAGKPGFVIGNGPSLRVEDLDRLKGIVSIASNKVYLAFDQTAWRPDYYTVADPLIWEKVRSVVGRFVQAVIIPTYLDAPTRGAKHIKTFRYLGNAAVSPPAEGIAFSRDFTKGAYGGYTVTYENLQLAVYLGLNPIYVIGCDHYYMGEDSVEAEQVIAVGEKSNHFIPNYWEKGEVVHVAPIKEMTKSYQTAQRFAAENNIQIINATRGGHLEAFPRGDLDEILAQLESR; from the coding sequence ATGGTTAAGTTCACACGGAAGGTATTAGGCAGGCTTTTCAGGGCGGTTTTCAAGAAGCCCGACAAGGAGGGCCGCAGGGTTCGTTCTAGTCTCGCTTTTTTCGAATCCCTTCGAAACAAGCATGCTGGCAAACCGGGCTTCGTGATTGGGAACGGACCGAGCCTGCGTGTTGAAGATCTTGACAGGCTTAAGGGAATCGTGAGCATCGCATCCAATAAAGTATATCTCGCCTTTGATCAGACGGCATGGCGTCCGGATTATTACACCGTCGCTGATCCCCTTATTTGGGAGAAAGTCCGTTCGGTGGTGGGCCGGTTTGTTCAAGCCGTCATCATTCCTACGTATTTGGATGCTCCGACAAGAGGGGCGAAGCACATCAAAACATTCAGATATTTGGGCAATGCAGCGGTTTCCCCACCGGCCGAGGGGATCGCCTTCTCAAGGGATTTTACGAAAGGAGCTTATGGCGGCTACACCGTCACCTACGAAAATCTTCAACTGGCCGTTTATCTCGGATTGAACCCGATTTATGTGATTGGCTGTGATCATTATTATATGGGGGAAGACTCCGTAGAAGCCGAACAGGTCATTGCGGTGGGAGAAAAGTCGAATCATTTCATTCCCAACTATTGGGAAAAGGGGGAGGTGGTCCACGTGGCCCCGATCAAGGAAATGACCAAGAGTTACCAAACGGCGCAGCGTTTCGCGGCGGAGAACAACATCCAGATCATCAATGCGACGCGTGGCGGGCACCTGGAGGCCTTTCCGCGGGGCGATTTGGATGAAATCCTGGCGCAATTGGAAAGCCGCTGA